Proteins from one Elgaria multicarinata webbii isolate HBS135686 ecotype San Diego chromosome 3, rElgMul1.1.pri, whole genome shotgun sequence genomic window:
- the IGFBP6 gene encoding insulin-like growth factor-binding protein 6 → MLLACWLGTALLLLLAATTGAAAAAALGPAGERLRAACPAPGGCDSPESDRKAPCDGDDEKGCATRASGEPCGVYTASCAKGLRCVPRPGERAPLHALLRGRGVCAAGAAQKRGGKNQTEAEPAASDGWKENHQPGQSTPDPFSLQEVTVGKAQLQQLSLSSDGKQGFDTAPCRMHLAAILQELKAPLYLNGEDIFIPNCDTKGFYRRKQCRASKGQKRGQCWCVDKRGHRLEGLDENPLCLLANSD, encoded by the exons ATGCTCCTGGCTTGCTGGTTGGGGACggcgctgctgctcctgctggccGCGACTaccggagctgctgctgctgctgcgttagGGCCGGCGGGGGAACGTCTCCGCGCCGCTTGCCCTGCCCCGGGCGGCTGCGACTCCCCCGAGAGCGACCGCAAGGCTCCCTGCGACGGCGACGACGAGAAAGGCTGCGCAACCCGCGCGTCGGGCGAGCCTTGCGGCGTCTACACGGCGAGCTGCGCAAAAGGCTTGCGCTGCGTCCCCCGGCCTGGCGAGCGCGCCCCGTTGCACGCCCTGCTGCGCGGCAGAGGGGTCTGCGCGGCGGGAGCAGCCCAGAAGAGAGGCGGCAAAAACCAGACGGAAGCGGAACCCGCGGCAA GTGATGGCTGGAAGGAGAATCACCAACCAGGTCAGTCAACTCCCGATCCTTTCTCCTTGCAAGAGGTCACCGTTGGCAAAGCCCAGCTACAGCAGCTCTCCCTGAGCAGTGATGGCAAACAGGGATTTGATACG GCCCCTTGCCGCATGCACTTGGCAGCCATCTTGCAGGAGCTGAAGGCCCCCCTCTACCTGAATGGGGAAGACATCTTCATTCCCAATTGTGACACCAAAGGCTTCTACAGGCGGAAGCAG TGCCGGGCGTCCAAAGGGCAGAAGAGAGGCCAATGCTGGTGCGTGGATAAGAGAGGCCATCGGTTGGAGGGACTGGACGAAAACCCTCTTTGCCTACTTGCTAACAGTGACTGA